The Deinococcus sonorensis KR-87 genome includes a window with the following:
- a CDS encoding AAA family ATPase, with amino-acid sequence MNTGTVHLIYGPQGAGKSTLAAQLAREHGAVSFSIDEWMKRLYLPDLTPATSLEWVLERTRRCEGLIWSVCLQVLPHGTDVVLDLGPLRREDRQRLRALAQTAGVAVQAHFVDAQLDERRRRVFGRNQQQGENSAFAVSPEMFALMEGQFGLVGRLELALSRPAQAAS; translated from the coding sequence ATGAACACAGGAACGGTCCATCTGATCTACGGCCCACAGGGCGCTGGAAAATCGACCCTCGCGGCCCAGCTCGCGCGCGAACACGGCGCGGTTTCCTTTTCCATCGACGAGTGGATGAAGCGGCTGTACCTGCCGGACCTGACGCCGGCCACCAGCCTGGAGTGGGTGCTGGAGCGGACCCGCCGCTGCGAGGGGCTGATCTGGTCGGTCTGCCTGCAGGTACTGCCGCACGGCACCGATGTGGTGCTGGACCTCGGCCCGCTGCGGCGTGAGGACCGGCAGCGTCTGCGCGCCCTCGCCCAGACTGCGGGTGTGGCGGTGCAGGCCCACTTCGTGGACGCCCAGCTGGACGAGCGGCGAAGGCGGGTGTTCGGCAGAAATCAGCAGCAGGGCGAGAACTCCGCCTTCGCGGTGAGCCCGGAGATGTTCGCGCTGATGGAGGGCCAGTTCGGGCTCGTCGGGCGGCTCGAACTGGCCCTGTCCCGGCCCGCGCAGGCCGCCAGCTGA
- a CDS encoding pseudouridine synthase, with protein sequence MDAERERLQKRLARSGVASRRAAEALIEAGRVTVNGVVATLGQSVDPADEVRVDGEPVGEHVQHVTYALYKPRGVLTTAADERGRPTVLDGLPPTPGLHPVGRLDRDSEGLLLLTTDGDLTLRLTHPRFGHEKVYRAWVEGGVPDERTLDQLEDGVELEDGVTSPAQVQRAGRGLYVTLTEGRNRQVRRMLDAVGHPVTRLVRVRIGGLWLEGLESGQYRELDSRDLHDLLNPRLVPDHVWERKARLTRERWG encoded by the coding sequence ATGGACGCGGAGCGCGAACGGCTGCAGAAGCGTCTGGCGCGCAGCGGGGTGGCCTCGCGCCGCGCCGCCGAGGCGCTGATCGAGGCTGGGCGCGTTACGGTCAATGGGGTGGTGGCCACGCTGGGCCAGTCGGTGGACCCCGCCGATGAAGTCCGGGTGGACGGCGAGCCGGTGGGTGAGCACGTGCAGCACGTCACCTACGCGCTCTACAAGCCGCGCGGCGTGCTGACCACCGCCGCGGACGAGCGTGGGCGGCCCACCGTGCTCGACGGCCTGCCGCCCACCCCGGGCCTGCATCCGGTGGGCCGCCTCGACCGCGACTCGGAGGGACTGCTGCTGCTCACCACCGACGGCGACCTGACGCTGCGCCTCACCCACCCGCGCTTCGGCCACGAGAAGGTGTACCGCGCCTGGGTGGAGGGTGGCGTGCCGGACGAGCGGACGCTGGATCAGCTGGAAGACGGGGTGGAACTTGAAGACGGCGTGACCAGTCCGGCGCAGGTGCAGCGGGCCGGGCGCGGCCTGTACGTCACGCTGACCGAGGGGCGCAACCGGCAGGTGCGCCGGATGCTGGACGCGGTGGGTCACCCGGTCACCCGGCTGGTGCGGGTGCGCATCGGGGGCCTGTGGCTGGAGGGGCTGGAGAGTGGCCAGTATCGCGAGCTGGACAGCCGTGACCTGCATGACCTACTCAACCCCCGGCTGGTGCCGGATCACGTCTGGGAGCGAAAGGCCCGCCTGACCCGCGAACGCTGGGGCTGA
- the truB gene encoding tRNA pseudouridine(55) synthase TruB, which translates to MPVYVTDKPLHLTSHDVVARARRLLGTRRVGHTGTLDPLATGVLVLCVDDSTKLVQFMERDSKDYLAYISLGAGTPTLDAEGPLDREEAVPPLTPEMVQRTLDQFLGPQQQVPPQYSAIQVNGQRAYAAARAGGQLDLPARDIHIHELRLLGQYPKVQDAPRTFAPDEAGRWTPAERGQTFTLPPALGEHPTLLVWARVGSGTYLRSLARDVGAQLGVPAHLSGLIRTRAGRFGLEQASPLDQLAEATPQDDLSALQLPRLEATPELAVQLRQGKRPVWPEAGRFVVTLQGQLVAVADGDGQHLRVVRAWA; encoded by the coding sequence ATGCCCGTGTACGTCACCGACAAGCCGCTGCACCTGACCTCCCACGACGTGGTGGCCCGCGCCCGCCGCCTGCTCGGCACCCGGCGGGTGGGCCACACCGGGACGCTGGACCCCCTGGCGACCGGCGTGCTTGTGCTGTGCGTGGACGACAGCACCAAACTGGTGCAGTTCATGGAGCGCGACAGCAAGGACTATCTGGCCTACATCAGCCTGGGCGCCGGCACCCCGACGCTGGACGCCGAGGGCCCGCTGGACCGGGAGGAAGCGGTGCCGCCGCTGACGCCGGAGATGGTGCAACGCACCCTGGACCAGTTTCTGGGGCCTCAGCAGCAGGTGCCGCCGCAATACAGCGCCATTCAGGTCAACGGTCAGCGGGCCTACGCGGCGGCTCGGGCGGGTGGCCAACTCGACCTGCCGGCCCGCGACATCCACATCCATGAGCTGCGGCTGCTGGGCCAGTACCCGAAGGTCCAGGACGCGCCCCGGACCTTCGCGCCGGACGAGGCGGGCCGCTGGACCCCTGCCGAGCGCGGGCAGACGTTCACCCTGCCGCCGGCCCTGGGCGAGCACCCCACCCTGCTGGTGTGGGCGCGGGTCGGCAGCGGCACCTACCTGCGCTCGCTGGCCCGCGATGTGGGCGCGCAGCTGGGCGTGCCGGCGCACCTCTCGGGGCTGATACGGACCCGGGCTGGCCGCTTCGGCCTGGAGCAGGCCAGCCCGCTGGACCAGCTGGCCGAAGCCACACCGCAGGACGACCTCTCGGCGCTGCAGCTGCCGCGGCTGGAGGCCACACCGGAGCTGGCCGTGCAGCTGCGGCAGGGCAAGCGGCCCGTCTGGCCAGAGGCGGGCCGCTTCGTGGTCACGCTGCAGGGGCAGTTGGTGGCGGTGGCGGACGGCGACGGGCAGCACTTGCGGGTGGTGCGTGCCTGGGCCTGA
- a CDS encoding alpha/beta fold hydrolase, producing MSEPAGRMLDVGDTRLYAEVRGEAHLPPLIVLHGGPGLDHHEFADDLDPLTDTVRLVLLDLRAQGLSARDAAPETWTLPQMAADVSAVAAALGAQRYAVLGHSFGAFVALQHAVAFPGASSATVVSCGVPAARWLEDVPARLETFEPLHLREQVRRSWADEAGVQTEAAFAQLMHDQMPWHFADPQDPRIPAYEERTSGTRYSPEVLRVMAESGYGGLDVEDRLSAVRSPTLVLAGRHDRTCVPEAAEATAAGIPGAQLHIFEQSGHMPFVEQPQDYLNVVRDFLKTQLG from the coding sequence ATGAGCGAACCCGCTGGCCGGATGCTGGATGTGGGCGATACCCGCCTGTACGCGGAGGTGCGCGGCGAGGCGCATCTGCCGCCCCTGATCGTGCTGCACGGCGGCCCGGGCCTGGATCACCACGAGTTCGCCGACGACCTGGACCCGCTGACCGACACGGTGCGGCTGGTGCTGCTGGATCTGCGCGCCCAGGGGCTCAGCGCCCGCGACGCCGCCCCGGAGACCTGGACCCTGCCGCAGATGGCCGCCGACGTGAGCGCCGTGGCGGCGGCGCTGGGGGCGCAGCGGTACGCCGTGCTGGGCCACAGCTTCGGGGCGTTCGTGGCGCTGCAGCACGCGGTGGCGTTTCCCGGCGCGTCCTCGGCCACGGTCGTGAGCTGCGGGGTCCCGGCGGCCCGCTGGCTGGAGGACGTGCCGGCCCGGCTGGAGACCTTTGAGCCGCTGCACCTGCGCGAACAGGTCCGCCGCTCGTGGGCGGACGAGGCAGGCGTGCAGACCGAGGCGGCGTTTGCCCAGCTGATGCACGACCAGATGCCGTGGCACTTCGCGGACCCGCAGGACCCGCGCATTCCGGCGTACGAGGAGCGCACCTCCGGTACCCGCTACAGCCCTGAGGTGCTGCGCGTGATGGCCGAGAGCGGCTACGGCGGGCTGGACGTGGAAGACCGACTGAGCGCGGTGCGCTCTCCTACCCTGGTGCTGGCGGGCCGTCACGACCGCACCTGCGTGCCGGAAGCGGCCGAAGCCACCGCCGCCGGCATTCCCGGAGCCCAGCTGCACATCTTCGAACAGAGCGGCCACATGCCCTTCGTGGAGCAGCCGCAGGACTACCTGAACGTGGTACGCGACTTCCTGAAGACCCAGCTCGGCTGA
- a CDS encoding Lrp/AsnC family transcriptional regulator, with the protein MSKAELDEIDRRILGILQRDARIPNTELADEVGLTPAPTLRRVRRLEEEGVIRRYVALLDPKRVGRDLTVFVDVSLDKQTKPGFETFAEQMRRRPEVLECYLALGESDFVLKVCVPDLDAYQRFLVDVLAAIPGVRNTSSTIVVRQEKYTTSLPVDDPA; encoded by the coding sequence ATGTCAAAAGCCGAACTGGACGAGATTGACCGCCGTATCCTGGGCATCCTGCAGCGCGACGCCCGCATCCCCAACACCGAACTGGCCGACGAGGTGGGCCTGACCCCGGCCCCCACCCTGCGCCGGGTGCGGCGGCTGGAGGAGGAGGGGGTCATCCGGCGCTACGTGGCGCTGCTGGACCCCAAGCGGGTGGGCCGGGACCTGACGGTGTTCGTGGACGTGAGCCTGGACAAGCAGACCAAGCCGGGCTTCGAGACCTTCGCCGAGCAGATGCGCCGCCGCCCGGAAGTGCTGGAGTGCTACCTGGCGCTGGGCGAGAGCGACTTCGTGCTGAAGGTCTGCGTGCCGGACCTGGACGCCTACCAGCGGTTTCTGGTGGACGTGCTGGCGGCCATCCCGGGGGTCCGCAACACCAGCAGCACCATCGTGGTGCGGCAGGAGAAGTACACCACCAGCCTGCCGGTGGATGACCCCGCCTGA
- the ald gene encoding alanine dehydrogenase has product MHIGLPKEIKVKENRVALTPGGVGTLVRRGHRVTVEQGAGVGSGIQDSEYVQAGATLGSAQDAWAADMVVKVKEPIASEYGFLRDGLLLFTYLHLAADRALTDALLKSGTTAVAYETVQEQDGSLPLLSPMSEVAGRLSVQAGAYHLQKPVGGRGVLLGGVPGVQAGHVVIVGGGVVGTNAAKMAMGLGAKVTVLDVSHRRLTYLDDVFFGKLTTMMSSEANIRALLPEADLLIGAVLIPGAKAPHLVTRDMLPLMQEGSVIVDVAVDQGGCVETIHATTHDDPTYIVDGVIHYGVANMPGAVPRTSTFALTNQTLPYALQLADRGLDAIRSSRALSLGLNTHQGKLTYRGVAEAFGMDHVSSEGVLA; this is encoded by the coding sequence ATGCATATCGGACTGCCGAAGGAAATCAAGGTCAAGGAGAATCGGGTGGCGCTGACGCCCGGCGGCGTGGGCACGCTGGTGCGGCGTGGCCACCGGGTCACGGTGGAGCAGGGCGCCGGGGTGGGCAGCGGCATCCAGGACAGCGAGTACGTGCAGGCGGGCGCCACCCTCGGCAGCGCCCAGGACGCCTGGGCCGCCGACATGGTGGTGAAGGTCAAGGAACCGATTGCCTCCGAGTACGGGTTCCTGCGTGACGGACTGCTGCTCTTCACCTACCTGCACCTCGCCGCCGACCGCGCACTCACCGACGCGCTGCTGAAGAGCGGCACCACTGCCGTGGCGTACGAGACGGTGCAGGAGCAGGACGGCTCGCTGCCGCTGCTCTCCCCGATGAGCGAGGTGGCCGGGCGGCTGAGCGTGCAGGCCGGCGCGTACCACCTGCAGAAGCCGGTGGGTGGGCGCGGCGTGCTGCTGGGCGGCGTACCGGGCGTGCAAGCGGGCCACGTGGTGATCGTGGGCGGCGGCGTGGTGGGCACCAACGCGGCCAAGATGGCGATGGGGCTGGGCGCCAAGGTCACGGTGCTGGACGTGTCGCACCGCCGCCTGACCTACCTGGACGACGTGTTCTTCGGCAAGCTGACCACCATGATGAGCAGCGAGGCCAACATCCGCGCGCTGCTGCCGGAAGCGGACCTGCTGATCGGGGCGGTGCTGATTCCCGGCGCCAAGGCCCCGCATCTGGTGACGCGCGACATGCTGCCGCTGATGCAGGAGGGCAGCGTGATCGTGGACGTGGCGGTGGACCAGGGCGGCTGCGTGGAGACCATCCACGCCACCACCCACGACGACCCCACCTACATCGTGGACGGCGTGATCCACTACGGCGTGGCGAACATGCCGGGGGCGGTGCCGCGCACCAGCACCTTCGCGCTCACCAACCAGACGCTGCCCTATGCGCTGCAGCTGGCCGACCGCGGCCTGGACGCCATTCGCAGCAGCCGCGCCCTGAGCCTGGGCCTCAACACCCACCAGGGCAAGCTGACCTACCGGGGCGTGGCCGAGGCCTTCGGCATGGACCATGTCAGCAGTGAGGGTGTGCTGGCGTAA
- a CDS encoding MJ1477/TM1410 family putative glycoside hydrolase: MTAPSRRLLSGLLAAALMGCQVQPEGAEAGTTPGSVRSTRAAALQELAVVQSWSIQLTNYTAGLKEVGASKAGLVVVEPEGDGERWTPAEVAAAAQGRLLFGYLSVGQAENYRSYWQSGWRPGTPAWLQTEDPDWPGDYRVAYWDPAWQAIMLRQLDALQDQGFEGVFLDLVDAYELFPQRATARQDMARWVCTLAEHARRRNPGFLLMTQNAMDIIEEPGYAACVDATNQEETYYYATDVPVDQQRYRDLMHWDPVWRALGKPTFTLEYATQPAHVERAYAQARADRLIPYVTVRALDRLP, from the coding sequence ATGACTGCTCCCTCCCGCCGGCTGCTCTCCGGCCTGCTCGCCGCGGCGCTGATGGGTTGTCAGGTCCAGCCGGAGGGGGCGGAGGCCGGCACCACGCCGGGCTCCGTCCGCAGCACGCGGGCGGCGGCGCTTCAGGAACTGGCCGTGGTCCAGAGCTGGAGCATCCAGCTCACCAACTACACGGCGGGCCTGAAGGAGGTGGGCGCCTCCAAGGCGGGGCTGGTGGTGGTGGAGCCGGAGGGCGACGGGGAGCGCTGGACGCCGGCTGAGGTGGCGGCGGCCGCGCAGGGCCGGCTGCTGTTCGGCTACCTGAGCGTGGGGCAGGCGGAGAACTACCGCAGCTACTGGCAGAGTGGCTGGCGGCCCGGCACCCCGGCGTGGCTGCAGACCGAGGACCCGGACTGGCCCGGCGACTACCGGGTGGCGTACTGGGACCCGGCCTGGCAGGCGATCATGCTGCGGCAGCTGGACGCGCTGCAGGACCAGGGTTTCGAGGGGGTGTTCCTGGACCTGGTGGACGCGTACGAGCTGTTTCCGCAGCGGGCCACGGCCCGGCAGGACATGGCCCGCTGGGTCTGCACGCTGGCCGAGCATGCCCGCCGCCGCAACCCGGGCTTCCTGCTGATGACCCAGAACGCCATGGACATCATCGAGGAGCCCGGCTACGCCGCCTGTGTGGACGCCACCAACCAGGAGGAGACCTACTACTACGCCACCGACGTGCCGGTGGACCAGCAGCGCTACCGCGACCTGATGCACTGGGACCCGGTCTGGCGCGCCCTGGGCAAGCCCACCTTCACGCTGGAGTACGCGACGCAGCCGGCGCATGTGGAACGGGCGTACGCCCAGGCGCGGGCGGACCGGCTGATTCCGTACGTGACGGTGCGGGCGCTGGACCGGCTGCCGTAG
- a CDS encoding endo alpha-1,4 polygalactosaminidase, protein MPRPRATSLEQVRSLWVYYGAGHEAQLRGHDLLIVQAPLYGPAGVGRLRSGGALVLGYLSVGEDHRPAGSEVYHRRVNPLWGSSLVEVAHPAWQQHVQQQARYALQECGCDGLLLDTLDSGEPATTARLVQELRRTFPQALLLANRGFGLLERLRPSLNGVLFEAFSTTWENGCKAHTASGLHYTARELARVRQLGLPVLAIDYAPPGQQHGPLASFARRRAEAYGLVGCVSTRSLDSLPEPGGAYKGAS, encoded by the coding sequence ATGCCGCGCCCCCGCGCCACATCGCTGGAGCAGGTGCGTTCGCTGTGGGTGTATTACGGGGCCGGTCATGAAGCGCAGCTGCGCGGCCACGACCTGCTGATCGTGCAGGCCCCGCTGTACGGGCCGGCGGGAGTGGGGCGGCTGCGCTCCGGCGGGGCACTGGTACTCGGCTACCTGAGCGTGGGGGAGGACCACCGGCCGGCCGGCAGCGAGGTGTACCATCGCCGGGTCAATCCGCTGTGGGGCAGCTCGCTGGTGGAGGTGGCGCATCCCGCCTGGCAGCAGCACGTGCAGCAGCAGGCACGGTACGCGCTCCAGGAGTGCGGCTGCGACGGCCTGCTGCTCGATACCCTGGACAGCGGCGAGCCGGCCACCACCGCGCGGCTGGTGCAGGAGTTGCGGCGAACGTTCCCGCAGGCGCTGCTGCTGGCCAACCGGGGCTTCGGGCTGCTGGAGCGGCTGCGCCCGTCGCTGAACGGGGTGCTGTTCGAGGCGTTCTCCACCACCTGGGAGAACGGCTGTAAGGCCCACACGGCCAGCGGCCTGCACTACACCGCCCGCGAGCTGGCGCGGGTGCGGCAGCTGGGGCTCCCGGTGCTGGCAATCGACTACGCGCCGCCGGGCCAGCAGCACGGGCCGCTGGCCAGTTTTGCCCGCCGCCGTGCCGAGGCGTACGGGCTGGTCGGCTGTGTCAGTACCCGCAGCCTGGACTCGCTGCCGGAGCCGGGCGGGGCGTATAAAGGAGCATCATGA
- a CDS encoding NAD-dependent epimerase/dehydratase family protein, translated as MRALLIGAGGFLGRHIRQVLETAGVTVQLPPSGDLNRCASAELQALVSSVDAVVNAAGRTAGSLPDLVQANVLLPARLVEAAAASGVRLVHLGSAAEYGAGTGAPVRESDPCQPLGSYGISKLAGTQLVVQAVATGQLRGTVLRVFNPLGAGMPAGTLPGRAVQQLQQARSHPQAELHFGPLGQRRDFLDARDVGRAVLHVLHTESPALLNVGLGETLSGRELVAALVELSGFRGRIVEDGDGSLRSGGVPFQQADVQLLRASGFAPAHTVHDALTALWSEAAPASALPA; from the coding sequence ATGCGCGCGCTGCTGATCGGGGCCGGCGGCTTCCTGGGCCGCCACATCCGGCAGGTGCTGGAGACGGCGGGCGTGACGGTGCAGCTGCCGCCCTCCGGCGACCTGAACCGCTGCGCCAGCGCCGAGCTGCAGGCGTTGGTCAGCAGCGTGGACGCCGTGGTGAACGCCGCCGGACGCACCGCCGGAAGCCTGCCGGATCTGGTGCAGGCCAACGTGCTGCTCCCCGCGCGACTGGTCGAGGCGGCGGCGGCCAGCGGCGTGCGGCTGGTCCACCTGGGCAGCGCCGCCGAGTACGGCGCCGGCACCGGTGCACCAGTGCGCGAGAGTGACCCCTGTCAGCCGCTCGGCAGCTACGGCATCAGCAAGCTGGCCGGCACGCAGCTGGTGGTGCAGGCGGTGGCGACCGGGCAGCTGCGCGGCACGGTGCTGCGCGTGTTCAATCCGCTGGGCGCCGGGATGCCGGCCGGCACCCTGCCGGGCCGCGCGGTGCAGCAGCTGCAGCAGGCCCGGTCCCACCCGCAAGCCGAGCTGCACTTCGGGCCGCTGGGCCAGCGCCGCGATTTCCTGGACGCCCGAGACGTGGGCCGGGCGGTGCTGCACGTCCTGCACACCGAGTCGCCGGCCCTGCTGAACGTGGGCCTGGGTGAGACCCTCAGTGGCCGCGAGCTGGTGGCGGCCCTGGTGGAGCTGAGCGGCTTCCGGGGCCGCATCGTCGAGGACGGCGACGGCAGCCTGCGGTCTGGCGGCGTGCCGTTCCAGCAGGCCGACGTGCAGCTGTTGCGCGCCAGCGGCTTTGCTCCGGCCCACACGGTTCACGATGCCCTGACCGCCCTCTGGAGCGAGGCCGCGCCCGCCTCCGCCCTGCCTGCCTGA
- a CDS encoding nucleotidyltransferase family protein → MHAVILAGGKGTRLRPYTTCVPKPLVPIGDRYAILEIVLHQLKAHGFQTVTLAIGHMGHLIRAFVGDGSGYGLQVSYTDETHPLGTIGPLLNILPELPEQFLVMNGDVLTDLDYGSFLRRHIASGAPTTVATYQRELKSEFGVLDVQDGQIVGFREKPAFHFQVSMGVYGVSRRALTSYTPGQALGFDRLMLDLLESGNNPGSDLFEGYWLDIGRPEDYDLANAQFDDMIAQLLPQAGQPTLSAAD, encoded by the coding sequence ATGCATGCAGTGATTCTGGCCGGAGGAAAAGGCACCCGTCTGCGCCCCTACACCACCTGCGTTCCCAAGCCGCTCGTCCCGATCGGTGACCGCTACGCCATCCTGGAGATTGTGCTGCACCAGCTCAAGGCCCACGGCTTCCAGACCGTGACGCTGGCCATCGGGCACATGGGCCACCTGATCCGCGCCTTCGTGGGCGACGGCAGCGGCTACGGCCTGCAGGTCAGCTACACCGACGAGACGCATCCGCTCGGCACCATCGGGCCGCTGCTGAACATCCTGCCGGAGCTGCCGGAGCAGTTCCTGGTGATGAACGGCGACGTGCTGACCGACCTGGACTACGGCAGCTTCCTGCGCCGCCACATCGCCTCCGGCGCCCCCACCACGGTGGCCACCTACCAGCGCGAACTCAAGAGCGAGTTCGGGGTGCTGGACGTGCAGGACGGGCAGATCGTGGGCTTCCGCGAGAAGCCGGCCTTCCACTTCCAGGTGAGCATGGGCGTGTATGGCGTGAGCCGCCGGGCGCTGACCAGTTACACGCCGGGTCAGGCGCTGGGCTTCGACCGGCTGATGCTGGACCTGCTGGAGAGCGGCAACAACCCCGGCAGTGACCTGTTCGAGGGGTACTGGCTGGACATCGGCCGCCCCGAGGACTACGACCTCGCCAACGCGCAGTTCGACGACATGATCGCGCAGCTGCTGCCGCAGGCGGGCCAGCCGACGCTGAGCGCCGCCGACTGA
- a CDS encoding GDP-mannose 4,6-dehydratase, with translation MTQTTLPTPSLDTPTSRELVAVTGADGFIGSHLVEELVRGGKRVRAMAIYNSLGSWGWLEQLPSEVLQHVEVQLGDVRDPGSVRALMQGASTVYHLAALIAIPYSYVAPRSYVETNVIGTLNVLEAARDLGTGRVVHTSTSEVYGTARTVPIHETHPLQGQSPYSATKIGADKLVESYHLSFELPVVTLRPFNTYGPRQSARAVIPTIISQIAAGERDLRLGALDPVRDFNYVADTARAFRAVGEAGPQVLGQTYNAGSGREITVGDTVRLIAQVMGVDVTVRQQDERLRPEKSEVMRLLADSQALTADTGWRPQVSLEEGLKRTAEWFTQPGNLAYYKVGQYTV, from the coding sequence ATGACCCAGACCACCCTGCCCACTCCCTCCCTCGACACCCCGACTTCCCGTGAGCTGGTGGCCGTGACCGGCGCCGACGGCTTCATCGGCTCGCACCTCGTGGAGGAACTGGTGCGCGGCGGCAAGCGCGTGCGCGCCATGGCCATCTACAACTCGCTGGGCAGCTGGGGCTGGCTGGAGCAGCTGCCCAGCGAGGTGCTGCAGCACGTGGAGGTGCAGCTGGGCGATGTTCGCGACCCCGGCAGTGTGCGCGCCCTGATGCAGGGGGCCAGCACCGTGTATCACCTGGCCGCGCTGATCGCCATTCCGTACAGCTACGTGGCCCCGCGCAGCTACGTGGAGACCAACGTGATCGGCACGCTGAACGTGCTGGAGGCGGCCCGGGACCTGGGCACCGGACGGGTGGTACACACCAGCACCAGCGAGGTGTACGGCACTGCCCGCACCGTCCCGATCCACGAGACGCACCCGCTGCAGGGCCAGTCGCCGTATAGCGCCACCAAGATCGGCGCCGACAAGCTGGTCGAGAGCTACCACCTCAGCTTCGAGCTGCCGGTGGTGACGCTGCGCCCCTTCAACACCTACGGCCCGCGCCAGTCGGCCCGCGCCGTGATCCCCACCATCATCAGCCAGATCGCGGCGGGCGAGCGCGACCTGCGGCTGGGCGCGCTGGACCCGGTCCGCGACTTCAACTACGTGGCCGACACCGCCCGCGCCTTCCGGGCCGTGGGCGAGGCCGGGCCGCAGGTGCTGGGCCAGACCTACAATGCCGGCTCCGGCCGCGAGATCACGGTAGGCGACACGGTGCGTCTGATCGCCCAGGTGATGGGCGTGGACGTGACGGTGCGCCAGCAGGACGAGCGGCTGCGCCCGGAAAAGAGCGAGGTGATGCGGCTGCTGGCCGACAGCCAGGCGCTCACCGCCGACACCGGCTGGCGTCCGCAGGTCTCGCTGGAAGAAGGCCTCAAGCGCACCGCAGAGTGGTTCACCCAGCCAGGCAACCTGGCGTACTACAAGGTCGGCCAGTACACCGTCTGA
- the pelF gene encoding GT4 family glycosyltransferase PelF, whose amino-acid sequence MVDIAPSTGIRVALYTEGTYPQAHGGVSVWADQLVRGLSEHTFQVVAITGLPFGRPALDLPPNARLTQLPLWGEEVRPLRRGGGPARTQAVEAAYEQLLDGLLTLDLPIFTAAMQRLSRLGLEGSLTPGLGSARSARRTLDLWTEAARRPQGAQQARLPAPTVADALDVQLWLEHALRPLASLPPEVELGHAVSNGFSALAALHGHWSHGTPFLLTEHGVYLRERYLEFRTSSAPLAYKALLLRFHRLLCSLAYREAALILPGSHYNRRWEERLGAAPERIVPVYNGIDPDIFPPAQSEPDRPVVSWAGRIDPLKDLETLIRAFAMVRHRMPEAQLRLFGGVPAGNEGYFQHCQRLVESLRLEQSVSFEGRVPDITDAYRAGQVVALSSVSEGFPYTVIESMAMGRPPVVTRVGGVPEAIGETGLVVRPRDAMAFSNALLKLLGDAPLRQRLGQAARERVLNMFTLDGCLEAYRRAYPGVLTGGTL is encoded by the coding sequence ATGGTTGACATCGCTCCCTCCACTGGAATCCGCGTGGCCCTCTACACCGAGGGCACGTATCCGCAGGCTCACGGCGGCGTGAGCGTGTGGGCGGACCAGCTGGTCCGTGGGCTGTCGGAGCACACTTTCCAGGTGGTGGCCATCACCGGGCTGCCGTTCGGGCGGCCGGCGCTGGACCTGCCGCCCAACGCCCGCCTGACCCAGCTGCCGCTGTGGGGTGAGGAGGTGCGTCCCCTGCGGCGGGGCGGCGGCCCCGCCCGGACCCAGGCGGTAGAGGCCGCCTACGAGCAGCTGCTGGACGGCTTGCTGACGCTGGACCTGCCGATCTTCACGGCCGCCATGCAGCGGCTCAGCCGGCTGGGGCTGGAAGGGTCCCTGACGCCGGGCCTCGGCTCGGCCCGCTCGGCGCGGCGCACCCTGGACCTGTGGACCGAGGCAGCGCGGCGCCCCCAGGGTGCCCAGCAGGCCCGCCTGCCGGCCCCCACCGTGGCCGACGCCCTGGACGTGCAGCTGTGGCTGGAACACGCGCTGCGTCCGCTGGCGAGCCTGCCGCCGGAAGTGGAGCTGGGCCACGCGGTCAGCAACGGGTTCAGCGCCCTGGCAGCGCTGCATGGCCACTGGAGCCACGGCACGCCGTTTCTGCTGACCGAGCACGGCGTGTACCTGCGCGAGCGCTACCTGGAGTTCCGCACCAGCAGCGCGCCGTTGGCATACAAGGCACTGCTGCTGCGCTTTCACCGGCTGCTGTGTTCGCTGGCCTACCGGGAGGCGGCGCTGATCCTGCCCGGCTCACACTACAACCGGCGCTGGGAAGAGCGGCTGGGTGCTGCCCCGGAGCGCATCGTGCCGGTCTACAACGGCATCGACCCGGACATCTTTCCGCCGGCCCAGAGCGAGCCGGACCGGCCGGTGGTGTCGTGGGCCGGGCGCATTGACCCGCTCAAGGACCTGGAGACCCTCATCCGCGCCTTCGCGATGGTGCGCCACCGCATGCCGGAAGCGCAGCTGCGCCTGTTCGGGGGGGTGCCGGCCGGGAACGAGGGCTACTTCCAGCATTGCCAGCGGCTGGTGGAGTCGCTGCGGCTGGAGCAGAGCGTCAGCTTCGAGGGCCGGGTGCCGGACATCACCGATGCCTACCGGGCCGGACAGGTGGTGGCGCTGAGCAGCGTCAGCGAAGGTTTCCCGTACACCGTGATCGAGTCGATGGCGATGGGTCGTCCGCCGGTGGTGACGCGGGTGGGCGGGGTGCCGGAGGCGATCGGGGAGACCGGACTGGTGGTGCGCCCCAGAGACGCGATGGCCTTCTCAAACGCGCTGTTGAAACTGCTGGGGGACGCGCCGCTGCGTCAGCGGCTGGGGCAGGCGGCCCGCGAGCGGGTGCTGAACATGTTCACGCTGGACGGCTGCCTGGAAGCCTACCGCCGCGCCTACCCCGGCGTGCTGACGGGTGGGACGCTGTGA